A genomic segment from Salvia splendens isolate huo1 chromosome 13, SspV2, whole genome shotgun sequence encodes:
- the LOC121760765 gene encoding zinc finger MYM-type protein 1-like has protein sequence MTLLVEHSLSPSKIRGQGYDGASNMKGEIHGLKTLIMKDTPSAYYVHCFAHQLQLTLVAISKKNDDCSWLFETVSILLNVIGVSCKRNELLREVQAQKVAHVLKIGEIESGSGLNQELSLKRPGDTHWSSHYKTLLNIMDLFSTIFEVLTMIGKKDSVFDDKGKAQGILYLLESFDFMFMAQLMTTIFGYTNNLRLALQRRDQDIINAMRLVTLTKDQLQKMREDGWEIHLNKVISICNKHGIVVPDMKAHYSPHGRSKRFVQQVSYLHHFRVDVFIKVIDLLLQELDNRFDEVNMELLRCMACFNPKDGFSSFDKEKVLKLATFYPSDFSNIDLMDLECQLDIFIGDMRSDEDFLNLRDISSLLVKLVETKRDVVYSRVVLLIKLILIIPVATASVERVFSGMTFVKNKLRNRMGDQPLNDCLITLIEKDVFLQVSDDDIVNRFEEMKTRRKIN, from the coding sequence ATGACTTTACTTGTTGAACATTCATTAAGCCCATCCAAGATTCGAGGGCAAGGATATGATGGGGCTAGTAACATGAAGGGTGAGATACATGGACTTAAGACTTTGATCATGAAAGATACTCCAAGCGCTTACTACGTACATTGCTTTGCCCACCAGCTTCAACTAACATTGGTAGCCATTTCAAAAAAGAACGATGATTGTAGTTGGCTTTTTGAAACTGTTAGTATTTTGTTGAATGTAATTGGAGTTTCTTGTAAGAGAAATGAATTGCTTCGCGAAGTTCAAGCACAAAAAGTTGCTCATGTCTTAAAAATTGGTGAAATTGAATCGGGATCGGGATTGAATCAAGAACTTAGTTTGAAGAGGCCAGGAGACACTCATTGGAGTTCTCACTACAAGACTCTTTTGAATATCATGGACTTATTTTCTACAATTTTTGAAGTTCTTACGATGATTGGAAAGAAAGATTCCGTTTTCGATGATAAGGGAAAAGCTCAAGGCATTTTGTACTTACTAGAGTCATTTGATTTCATGTTTATGGCACAACTAATGACTACTATATTTGGGTACACTAACAATTTGCGTCTTGCTTTgcaaagaagagatcaagacaTCATTAATGCTATGAGGCTTGTCACTTTAACCAAAGATCAACTACAGAAAATGAGGGAGGATGGATGGGAGATTCACTTGAACAAGGTAATCTCAATTTGCAATAAACATGGCATTGTTGTTCCAGATATGAAAGCTCACTATAGCCCTCATGGAAGATCAAAACGTTTTGTTCAACAAGTTTCATATCTTCATCATTTTCGTGTTGATGTGTTTATCAAAGTGATTGACTTATTACTTCAAGAACTTGATAATCGATTCGATGAAGTTAATATGGagttgctcagatgtatggctTGCTTCAATCCTAAAGATGGTTTCTCTTCTTTTGACAAGGAGAAGGTACTCAAACTTGCCACTTTTTATCCTTCCGATTTTTCAAACATTGATTTGATGGACCTTGAGTGCCAACTTGATATATTCATTGGAGATATGAGAAGTGATGAAGACTTTCTTAATTTGCGAGATATTAGTTCTCTTTTGGTGAAGCTTGTTGAAACAAAAAGAGATGTGGTTTATTCGCGTGTGGTTTTGCTTatcaagttgattttgattattCCGGTTGCCACTGCAAGTGTAGAGAGAGTGTTTTCTGGAATGACGTTTGTGAAGAATAAGTTGAGAAATAGAATGGGTGATCAACCTTTGAACGATTGTTTGATCACTTTAATTGAGAAAGATGTGTTTCTACAAGTATCCGATGATGATATAGTGAATCGTTTTGAAGAAATGAAGACTCgtcgaaaaataaattag
- the LOC121762613 gene encoding probable sodium/metabolite cotransporter BASS4, chloroplastic, with protein sequence MARALEALIPNHPVTGIPYFRHMIQISSPDFPPFPRRKANVAPLLWELRSLHRIRSIRASAKSLEGNEEGEGEGEGEGEGEKRLAEVASPNWTKSLTKIASDNFLPLALICGVLLGLANPGPGCLADKLYVSKISTFGIFVISGLTLRSDEIGAATEAWPVGLFGLASILFLTPLFSKIILMLNLQPQEFVTGLAIFSCMPTTLSSGVALTRLAGGNSALALAMTLVSNLLGILIIPYTISKFIAAGVGVAIPTEQLLRSLVLTLLVPLILGKVARELSKGIADFADGNRKLLAVISAIFLSSAPWIQVSRSRSLLLMVKPEVFLVAVVLGVILHLALFSFNALLIPSLSLITGGSKSPFAKKENTSALLLVASQKTLPVMIAVVEQLGGALGASGLLVLPCVAAHLNQIIIDSFIVSLWKQKEGSFENAKIA encoded by the exons ATGGCTCGAGCACTCGAAGCCCTTATTCCCAATCATCCGGTCACCGGAATCCCATATTTCCGGCATATGATTCAGATTTCCTCACCGGATTTCCCCCCTTTTCCCCGTCGCAAGGCCAATGTAGCACCTCTTCTCTGGGAGCTCCGTTCACTTCACAGAATCCGCAGTATTAGAGCAAGTGCGAAGTCCCTTGAG GGAAatgaagaaggagaaggagaaggagaaggagaaggagaaggagaaaaacGGCTTGCAGAAGTTGCAAGTCCAAATTGGACCAAATCATTAACTAAGATTGCTTCTGATAATTTTCTACCTTTAG CTCTTATATGTGGAGTATTATTGGGACTTGCAAATCCTGGTCCCGGTTGTCTTGCTGATAAGCTTTATGTGTCAAAAATTAGTACTTTCGGGATATTTGTAATTTCAG GACTGACGTTGCGCAGTGATGAAATTGGCGCCGCTACTGAAGCATGGCCAGTTGGACTGTTTGGGCTG gcttcaattttatttttgactCCCTTGTTCTCGAAGATCATATTGATGCTCAATCTCCAGCCACAGGAATTTGTTACAG GACTTGCTATATTTAGCTGTATGCCTACAACTTTATCTAGTGGAGTGGCTTTGACACGG CTAGCTGGAGGGAACTCTGCTCTTGCACTTGCAATGACCTTGGTATCAAATTTATTGGGAATTCTAATT ATACCTTATACTATCTCAAAATTCATAGCTGCTGGAGTTGGGGTAGCTATTCCAACTGAACAGTTGTTAAGAAGCCTTGTTCTCACGCTTTTAGTTCCTCTCATCTTGGGAAAG GTTGCTCGAGAACTCTCAAAAG GTATAGCAGACTTTGCAGATGGAAACCGTAAGCTTTTGGCAGTGATCAGCGCAATTTTCCTTAGTTCT GCTCCTTGGATTCAAGTCAGCAGATCGAGGTCCCTACTTTTGATGGTAAAGCCTGAAGTTTTCCTCGTAGCTGTTGTCCTGGGAGT GATTCTTCACCTTgccttattttcttttaatgCTTTGTTAATTCCGAGTCTTTCACTTATAACTGGAGGTAGTAAGTCGCCTTTCGCCAAGAAAGAAAATACCAGTGCTCTTCTATTAGTAGCCAGCCAG AAAACCTTGCCGGTGATGATAGCAGTTGTTGAGCAGCTTGGTGGTGCCTTAGGTGCATCTGGCTTACTAGTCCTTCCATGTGTGGCAGCCCACCTTAACCAG ATTATCATTGACTCCTTTATCGTGAGCCTCTGGAAACAAAAGGAGGGCTCATTTGAAAATGCCAAGATAGCATAG